A segment of the Odoribacter splanchnicus DSM 20712 genome:
GAATCCGTATTGGCATTTACCGCCGTTAAATCCAGTGTCGATGTAGACAAAATTTCCTTCAACACATTCATGGAAGCCTATAAATACCAACTGCAACGCGACGCAGCACACGCACTGAACGAAAACGACCTGATGAAAGAAATCAAACGCGCCAAAGAAGTATACAACCTGCTAAAAACCGATTCTGCCGAATCTACGCTGGTCTTTGACACCTTGAAATTACCGGGTCAAAATATTCACCCGGCTTTTATTCACTAAAAAAATTCCCGGTCGTTCGGGCCGGGAAATCGTTTTTTATTTCATCTTCGACTTATTTGTACATCATCTCGTAGTATTTCTGATAATCTCCACTCGTCACATTATCCAACCACTCCTGATTTTCCAAATACCATTTCACAGTCTTTTCAATACCTTCTTCAAATTGTAGCGAAGGTTCCCAGCCCAATTCATTTTTCAATTTTGTTGAATCGATAGCATAGCGCAGATCGTGCCCGGCCCGGTCTGTTACATAAGTGATCAAATGATCGGAAGCCCCTTCGGGACGCCCCAGCAAACGGTCCGTTACCTTGATCAGTACTTTGATCAGATCGATATTCTTCCATTCGTTAAAACCGCCGATATTATAGGTATCCCCGACTTTCCCTTTATGAAAAATCAAATCGATAGCCCGTGCATGATCTTCGACAAACAACCAATCCCGGACATTTTCTCCTTTTCCATACACCGGGAGCGGCTTATTATGACGAATATTATTAATAAACAAAGGAATCAATTTTTCGGGAAACTGATAAGAACCGTAGTTATTCGAACAATTCGAGATCTTTACCGGCAAACCGTAAGTATCGTGATAAGCCCGGACAAAATGATCCGACGAAGCTTTAGAAGCCGAATAAGGAGAATGCGGATCGTACTTGGTCTTTTCGGTAAACAGTTCCTTACCGGGTTGCAAAGCACCGTACACCTCGTCGGTCGAAACATGGTAAAACAACTTATCGTCAAAATGGCCCTCCCAGGCTAATTTAGCAGCCTGCAACATACTCAACGTTCCCATCACATTGGTCTGAGCGAAAGAAAACGGATCTTTGATCGAACGATCTACATGACTTTCGGCAGCCAAATGAATAACGCCATCGACCTGATACTTTTCAAAAATAGCCTGTATGGCCGGAAAATCACAAATATCGGCTTTCTCGAACACATAATTCGGTTTCTTTTCAATATCTTTCAGATTAGCCAGATTCCCGGCATAAGTCAACTTATCCAGATTTATAATCCGATACTCCGGATATTTATTTACCATCAACCGTACTAAATGTGAACCGATAAAACCGGCACCTCCGGTAATTAAAATATTTTTCATAACTTTATATTTTTTCCTTTCTCTGTTCCCCACTTATTTCCCCCATCATCCTCCTCAGCGCCTCTTGCCACTCCGGCACTTCGACTCCAAAGGTATGCTTTATTTTAGTTTTATCCAATACCGAATAAGCAG
Coding sequences within it:
- the rfbB gene encoding dTDP-glucose 4,6-dehydratase, with product MKNILITGGAGFIGSHLVRLMVNKYPEYRIINLDKLTYAGNLANLKDIEKKPNYVFEKADICDFPAIQAIFEKYQVDGVIHLAAESHVDRSIKDPFSFAQTNVMGTLSMLQAAKLAWEGHFDDKLFYHVSTDEVYGALQPGKELFTEKTKYDPHSPYSASKASSDHFVRAYHDTYGLPVKISNCSNNYGSYQFPEKLIPLFINNIRHNKPLPVYGKGENVRDWLFVEDHARAIDLIFHKGKVGDTYNIGGFNEWKNIDLIKVLIKVTDRLLGRPEGASDHLITYVTDRAGHDLRYAIDSTKLKNELGWEPSLQFEEGIEKTVKWYLENQEWLDNVTSGDYQKYYEMMYK